CGAGCTTCCTGTCTGTGATGATGCATCCAAATGTTAAGGCATGTGGCTGCCTGGGTGCTAACAGTGGTggttatatatattatatagtttATCAAGACAAGTCAGTTCAGTGGAAGATGGAGATGAGTTGATTTCAGTCTTGAGTTAAAGCTAAACGAAGGACGTGGATTATAAAAGGGGGATCATGTATGTCAAGTGGTGGAATCCGACATAGAGGCAGATATTCAATACCTTAATACTAGGcaaaatttctttttttggttaCTTCTATTTTGCAGCACAATTCTATTTTCTCCATGaaccatctgtgtttgtgtgtgtgcaggcatgtgAATATGTTTATTCACATGTGACTTTGTTGGTATGTTATGCAAGATACCACTGTCCAACTGAGGTTTTGTTGGTGCAAGTGCGAGGGCAAGGCCAAATTCCTGCGTCTTAAGACTTCTGTGAATCAGGGCAGCTTGGCAGGAGCACATGTGGGCAAATGGACAGCAGTTGTAAAGATTGTCGAGATATTTCAAACAAAGTATCCATGATCTATGGTAAACTGGCAGCTAAACCCCGAACTTAGAGGGCCAGCTTAAAGCAAAGAGCAATAGATGCCAAGGCTGGAGAGGAAAACCAATTCCTTTGGCGCTTGCAGGGGTTGCTTTTGATTTGCCTACTATGTGTGACTACagcaacattttccaaacaatgCCTTTGGGAATGGAGTGCCAGTTCAGCATGGCTGCACAATATGTGAACTTCTCTCATGGATATTGCTTACATATTGACTTTATGTTAGAGGTGTCACTCCTGGTATACAAGTgagctgtaaaatgtttgtcCCTGTGTTGATTTTCTCATTCCCCAAAGCCCTGTATCACCCTCCGTATTTAACTAAAGCATAGCATTTCTAACAGAGGAGTATGTAAAAGTCATGTCTTCACTGGGGAGGTTATACATTTACTGAAACATCAGGACAAGAAACTAAAATCATCCTCTATTAACTACCCAGCATCATGAATTTGTCGTGTGTATTGGGTGGCTTCTTTAAAGAGCATATACATCCACCATCCAACCACCCAAACCTTCTTACtcattactgtttttgtccCCTAACTCCAATCAGATGAAAATCTGATGATTTACAGTCTTTGCCAGGAAACTTACTCTGAGAAACactaaatttatttttaatacaggCTTTAAACTCTAAGTTTATTATAATCACTATCAtatttgaaatgcacatgctGAGAGATATTAAAAAATGTCTGTGACAAGGCTGTCAACAtataattaaaacaattaaaacctACAACCACAGCTTTCAACCATGGCAGACAACGTCTGGTGAATCATCCCACAAATTAGTGAAGAGTAGGGGATGAAAACCCGACTGTAAAATAAATCAGCATAAACTAAATACTACAGTACCTATGTACATGAATATAGTTGTAAACATAGTATAAAGAGCTGTGGTTAGTGCTGTGCTATCTGTCACTGCACTAAGACAGTACATGACAATGCCTATATAATCctaatatacaataatatataatcCTGTAATCCTGTAAAAACACTTATGCATGTGAAATAATAACCCTTCATAACACAGTTGCCTTTCTGTTTTCCCTTCACTCTTGAAAAACATGGTACAACAACACTGTTAAGAAACATGCAGTTTGAGATTGTTTCCTTATTTCAAAAGAATTGTGGTAATTTATGAagattttgtttaaattattgTAATgcgctttgttttttttagaatatctAAAGCCATTTTTCACATACACAGTGATGCCACAGGACAGTCTGACGTGTCCTTTCTAGATTAGGGTTATCAACCTGATCCTGTTTTGTGCAGGGCATCatagcattaaaaaaatcattaaaccaataacaaaaattaaaatattcctttGTAATCTGCACCAATGAGAGTCTACTATTTGCCAAAACTTAGGTCAGGTGTTGATTGCTGGCTAGTGTGTAGGACTTAAAATGGCACTGCATAAATGAGGACACCGGGTATATATCCACTTCCTTAAATGTTTTGTGCAAAACGTGATCGATACAAGTTATCCATTAAGATAAATTCCGCTTTCATacttttaaaagatatttaatattttaggtTTTCATACTTATCCCTCTGCTCCTATTAACAGAGATCTCTGGTGTGAGCTCAGGGTGCCAGCAGGGTGGCTGTCTGACCTGCTCTGACTACAATGGCTGCCTGTCCTGCAAGCCACGCTTCTTCATGCATTTGGAGAGGATTGGGATGAAGCAGATCGGGGTGTGCATGACTTCCTGTCCTCCGGGCTTTTATGGCACACGCTCCCCAGAAAGAAACACCTGCACAAGTAAGGAATAATGAGTACCagactgtatttgtatagtgcaGATTATTATTGAAAATGAGCCTTGCACTGCATGTTTCCAATTCAATGACTCTGTACGTGTGGCACTGGTAGTCAGATTCCTGTGTTATTAAGTGTCCTCTGAATGGATGGACATAAAACTCAGTATAGTCCTTTCTcatagcaaacacacagaggaaagtaTCTCAAACTTGCCTTGAGTTAAATGTGGCCTCTTAACAGTGTTTTTCTTATATGTGACAAGCATAAGCACAAGAAGTCTAGTCTGCTCCAAGGCATTGTCAAAATATATGTCCTCCCTCCATATACATTTCTTTACAAGCAACAGCTTCAAGACCTGCTTGTGAAATATGGCATTATGTACACATGCAGCATGTACTCAAATAACTACAAAACTTGATAACTGTTAAGTATGTTTCCTTATGGCGACATTAAATTACATCAAGTGTTGCTTTACTTAAAATCATATATCACGAGCCATTCTGTAAAACATCAATCTGACTGCAGTGCCTCATATTCCTGACTGTATTCCCAGTGAGACAttcacacacgaacacacacacccacacacacactgccaacCTGTATATTTAACAGGCAGGACACACTTGATAACTTATATGGTTTAAATAAACGCCGGCGGTGGGTCTGTATTTCTCTGTCAGAGTGCAGGTCGGAGTGCGACTCCTGCTTCAACAAGAACTTCTGCACACGTTGCCGAGTGGGATTCTACCTTCACCTGGGCAAGTGCCAGGAAAACTGCCCTGAAGGGCTGGTCCGAAGTGACACGCAGAGGGAGTGTGTTCCCAGTGAGTGTTTAGACTTCGTATTTATCAGGGACGGGGATAATACATGGAGTTTGccttttctttaactctttttaCCCTGTGTGTGTCCCACATTTGCCATTTACCAAACAATTCTGACTTTGGAATGAAGCATAAGTGTCACATAAAGCATGTCAATGTATTAAATTTGGCCACCATATTCACAAATACAGAACTGTGCTTTTGTATTTGTAGAGTGCCCTGCAGAGTGTGAGACGTGTGTGAGCAGTGAGACATGTACGCGGTGCCGGCCAGGCCTGTACCAGCTCAGTGGGACGTGCCACCATGTCTGTCCAGAGGACTACGAACCCAATGACAAACTCATGGAGTGCACAGCACAAGGTCAGtccactgtgtgcatgtgtgtggatgtatCAGAGGAAAATAACCACCTAAGATGTCTGTCCTGTTGGTACTGGCCCAAGTTTGATATTAATGTTAGTGTAGAATGGCTACAACTGGCAACTAAGCCTGAAGAAAGGATATTAACCCCATGAACTTTataagacataaaaacattGAATTTCTAAACACTGAAGGTTCTCACCCTCACTTTCTCAATTTTTCCCATCAGTGCACTGTGAGGTGGGTGAATGGGGCGAGTGGAGCCCCTGCTCTCGGTCCGGTAGAACCTGCGGGTTCAAACGGGGCCAGGAGACCCGCACACGACAGGTCCTCCAGTACCCATCACCCTTTGGCAACCCCTGCCCTGAGATCTCAGAGATCAAAGAGTGCCTGGTCAAGAGGAGGAAATGTCTAGGTAAGGAAATGGTTGCGGTGTATTAGTATTCCAGTTATGGAGTAAATCCTGACTCAAGATCCTTGTGATCCAGTATTTGAACTGAAACTACCAAAAaccattattttcaaaatggGCAAACTCTAGACATTGTCTATTGTAGTTGCTGTTGACCCATGCACTCACTGCTGAAATTGGATTTTTGACACATGGCACGATTTCTACTCTCTATGAATTCCAGACCTTGCTGCTTCAGCTTGTACAATCAGAGCTAGTCGTTCTTCCGCTCAGGACTACGACTGTTTACTCAGAGGATTGTCATTGTGGTTGGAGTGAGGACAGTGGGGGGAACACACATGTGTGATGTTGCAATGggtatgttgtgtgttttcccacgAGACCTCTTTGGATTTTTAAACAGTGAAACCACTTTCTTTGCTCCTAGTAAACAGGGAATAGCGTGATCATTTCTAATGAAGAGAGTGAAAACTGCTTTCAGACGGGCTTTTCTCTTTATAAAACCCGATGCTGTGGTGCATTTACGATCACTTTGTGTTATGTGTGtaatgcgtgtgtgtggttactGAGCTGGTTGGCGGCTACGGCTGGATGTTTTTTAGCCTGGGCTCTGTGGTGTTAAATGACAGATCGCAGACAGGGTAGGAGGCTGAGATCCAGCCCCCTGGGGCCTCACACTTACAGAACAAacagtgtgagtgtatgtgtgtgtatgtgcatgtttctgtgtgtgtgtgtgtgtgtgcatgtgtgtgtgtgtgtgtgtgtgtgtgatgcagcagAAAAGCAGTTGACTCTGGAGCAGAAACAGCCAGCTCAACATCAACATCCTCCCCCTGGGAGGCACGCGGCGACCAGGGGATCAGTATTGGTTTATCCCCACAGCtgccaatacacacacacacacacacacacacacacatgcatgcatacatacacacatgcaaaccaacacatgcacgcacaaatCCAGATACAGATAGACCCTCTCCATTTCAAACGAGTCAGACAAATGCACAAATTCAAACTCACACATTCACTTGGGCACAGcgaaagcacacacatgcacatagcTATACACACATTCTATCTTAGTCTCACTAAAATGACTTCACAGCCGTTGCTCTTGGTGGTAATTTGCGAAAAGAGTCAACTGGGTCGACGTGATTTGTAAGGCAGACTGTGAAATGTGCCCTCTGTCACCCCTgctatccctctctctctctctctctctctctctctcactgtatCTCTCTACTGATCCATTCCCCCATCCTTgtcccctccacacacacacacacacacaccctaccaCACCAAAGAAAACATAGACCCCCATATAAGCTCTCTGCTGGCGCTCCCAGTCAGTCGGGTCAGGGCTGAGACTTTAGTGTAGAGTTGACGGCTCTGTTGATCTAGCCTGAGCCTGGTGAAAAGGGggttacagagagagaagaggggtgaattggaaagaaagaaagaaaaagaaagctgtGTGCAGTCTCACACATTACAGGCCCTCATTTATCGACGTTGTGATTACCCAGTTGCCCTTGCTCCAAGACCATCTGTGGCGAATGAGAGCTAATTATCTGCTTCGGCGCGTCCGCTCCTCGCTGTTTACGTTCTGCACACGCTAGGGGGTCAGTGGTACAACCTCAGAGAGCCCCCGGTAATCCTCCAGCAGCCCTCAGACACTGatacatcctcctcctccttttcctttcctcctcttttgcaCTTTCTCCTTTTGCCTTCTCCTCCCCCACAatcctgcctctcctccttccaTTGTCTCCTCTCTACATTGTTTTGCACATGAGTCTACTATAAGGTTTTGCTCTGTTCATCCCATTACTCCTGTTTGTTCTAAACATTATTACTTATTTGTACTTGGCTGCTTTACTTACCATACTTTCCTAAACCCAAAATGCTTCCACATCCCATGGTAGGAAGAGATCTCTTAGTATGGACAGGAGGAGTGATTACAGGAATGTTCAGTGTTGGTGGTACATGGGCACGTGACCATTGTTTTAAGACACTTGAAACATTGTGAACCAATCCTTTAAGAATTTTCATACTCAAACTATGACCTTGAGTCTCAAATCTAGAAAATAATCCTCAATGTGTAAATAAAGGCAGCTTTTGTTGTACAATGAATAATTACATCCATCTGGCTTGTTATATATGCAATATATTTTACATGCTGTTAAATATGATACAATTTCACATCAAGTGCCTCCAGCTGACGCTAGTGTAAGTTTTACTAAAAACGCTCATTTATAGCCATTCTTTCTTAAAGAACTTAAAGTTTAGTTTGATGTCTTGGGAAATACAACTGCTTTATTGCCAAGAGTTCGATGAGAATTTTGATACCACCATTATGGTTCTTGATTAAATGAAGCTTGAGCCAACAGGTgattagcttatcttagcataaagacgtAAAGCCGGGGAAAACAGCTGGCCTGTCTGTCcaaagttttaaaaatctgcctaccagaacctttaaagctcacaaaccatacaaaaataaaaatggcatgTTCTATGGGGAATTACGCGCCAGAACTAGGCTACTTTTCAGTGCTGGTTGGCAAATTGTCATAGCTTTAAACCAAGCCAGGCTAGCTTGTTTCCACTGCTTACATCCTTTGTGCTGGGCTACAGTAATCCACCCCTGGCTCcagtttcatatttaatgcACAGATAGAGATCTTGTCATATAACTTTCGACAGGGAAACAcattcccaaaatgttgaactattcctttaagtgtATCGCCTCCCATTCTACACAACCAGTACAAAACCACAACCTCCAGTTGGTCCTGATTAACCcgaaaattatgttttaaatgaggGAAATCATGTCAAAAAAGTTGTAAAACTgtaggagacatgttgacatATTCAGGCTTAGAGTCAGAAAAACTTGGCTCTGTTCCCCTGTTATCCATAGCTAGAGATTGtgaatgtttacacacacatcctcatcCGCCGCGTCTCTCTCAAGTCAATGCTGGCTAATTTGTCCTTCGATGGACCTGCTGTTGACCTCTCTATCTCTGTTGCCGGATAGAACGTGTGCCCTCTGCAAACCTTAACCCCCTTTAACCCCTCCTCACACAGACCTattacacacagaggaacataCTGTCAAGCAAGCTAGCTTCACCCGGTCAGTGAGGGGAGActgatacacacatacatacacacacacacgtacatacatacatacacacacacacacacacacccccagaGCCCCCCTCATGACATCCTGGCGGCCATGCGGCAGGCATTCCACTTGTGGGACAGCCCATAGCCTTTAATCCCAGCCTGGCTCCCGCCAAAAGCTCCCCGGACGACAGAACGCCTGCCACGGAGGATGTGCcaccataaaacacacagtgctCCTccaaccacaacacacacacacacacacacacacacacacatacacacatcctcTTACCCTCAGtgcccctctgctctctcattTCATCCCATCTTGTTGTTGAGTTTATTCGGTACTCGCCCTGGATTGTTTGCCATctcttctgctgcctctctctctctctcgttctctctctctctccatgtctgtTACACTAGCATGCTCACTCAGTCATTGTGCAAGCacagacttacacacacacacagtgtgtcccACCCAGTAAagcctctctctgtgctctcagaACACTGCATTGACTCCTGGCCTTTGTGAATGCACTGCAACAGGTTTCTAGATGttacattacagccacagaTAATTCAGCGAATCCACCCCAGTGGCTGTGTTTACACTCAGCAGGAAGGGATTTCAGGGGAATAACGGGATAACAGAATGACTCATTCCTGCATCCACTCATCCTTATCAACTAGAGATTATAGTAAATATTCTCAATTTGTACCACTGACAAACACTTAGCATCTGCACTAAATGTGGCTTTATTACCTAAGATAAGTTACAGAATAGGCTTTGAATCCACATTTACTATCATTTGAAATTAATCTCAATATTCATATTGTATTGATCTTAATAAACTTTTTACAGAGTATCCAGTCCACGGTACAAACTGaaagactgaatgaatgaatcttaAGTGGAGCATGTAGTGTATAGTTTATGTACACACGTGTGACAGGTTGAAGAGTGACCACGGAGCGGGCTCTCTCACATTACAACAATATTAATGCCATTGTTATATTTTTGTACTTACTTTTATGAGCTATTCccagacaacaaaacagtaCTCCAGAGTTTGGTGTTAAATGATTCAGTTGCAGTTACATAAACTCAAAATACATTAGCTGAATAATTTGACATTGtgggaaatatgtttatttgctaTGTTGATGAGAATTAAATGAAAAGGGTTTAAAAATCTGCCTACCTGCACTTCCAAAGCTGCTGGtggccaagaaatagttacAGCcttaattatataatacaatattatGTTGGTGGGTCTGTTGTTAGACTTAGGACAGAGTAGCAGTTTCGCTCTGCTTTCAATAATCGCCTCCTGACTCCAGCTGagtactgtacagacatgagagtggtattgatcttctcaatTAGCTCTTGTCAAGGAAGTGAATACGCA
The nucleotide sequence above comes from Pempheris klunzingeri isolate RE-2024b chromosome 8, fPemKlu1.hap1, whole genome shotgun sequence. Encoded proteins:
- the rspo3 gene encoding R-spondin-3, which translates into the protein MQLQLISFVLIILHCMDYTGCQQRSSSRHRQHKQISGVSSGCQQGGCLTCSDYNGCLSCKPRFFMHLERIGMKQIGVCMTSCPPGFYGTRSPERNTCTKCRSECDSCFNKNFCTRCRVGFYLHLGKCQENCPEGLVRSDTQRECVPKCPAECETCVSSETCTRCRPGLYQLSGTCHHVCPEDYEPNDKLMECTAQVHCEVGEWGEWSPCSRSGRTCGFKRGQETRTRQVLQYPSPFGNPCPEISEIKECLVKRRKCLGGRKKNERRERRNRNNRKDKENQEGRRERKRERERERERDTGEREDSENRNKTEHRHRRGHDTEPVSTESRLVQ